The following proteins come from a genomic window of bacterium:
- a CDS encoding protein BatD yields MIKYRKKISSVGLIIIFAVSCLYGAQLSVKSYVDKNVIGVGDQFTLSVELSGKDAQKVNNPELPDLKEFAVFLGSGSSQNIQLINGKMSVTKTLQYHFQAVKAGSFTIGSVKVKVGGKTRITDTIPVRIVKNSGNASAANSSNRNSSGSSVQTKDLFLKVLPNKRRIYVNEPLVLTYKIYTRVNVSSFGFQKMPETTGFWVEDFTGGQSQAATSTEIINGIQYTVAPVKKMALFPMAAGIKTISPMVVVCSVRVRKRSRDVFDSFFDDPFGRQIQKSIASPSLKITVLPLPEEGKPSDFSGITGNYVLSSTVDKRSVSANEAVTFKIIIKGSGNLKAFPEPAISFPAGFEAYPPKVSQKISLTSLIVHGTKTFEYVLIPRNPGIQNIPMIRIPVFNPAKRKYEILSAPAITLNVAKSRKSYENTVHTGLTKEEVKLVGQDIRFIKTECPVFKRVNSGTFNILFYIMVFLPIIGIGCAYLYRKHLDRLSSDEAYAREHRSGKIAKKRLVRARSAVQENNEKIFYDEAGRALVGFAADKLNIPEAGFITNDVKIRLKKRGIADSTIKEYFDCISVCDMKRFSPEKSSVKEMNAFLLRAEKAIDSLSREL; encoded by the coding sequence ATGATAAAATATAGAAAAAAAATTAGTTCAGTCGGGTTAATTATTATCTTTGCTGTTTCATGCCTGTACGGAGCACAGCTTAGTGTGAAAAGTTATGTTGATAAAAATGTAATCGGAGTTGGAGATCAGTTTACCCTTTCAGTTGAGCTTTCAGGCAAAGACGCGCAAAAGGTTAATAATCCGGAACTGCCGGATTTAAAAGAATTTGCTGTTTTTCTCGGCAGCGGGTCATCACAGAATATACAGCTGATCAACGGAAAAATGTCAGTAACCAAAACCCTGCAGTACCACTTTCAGGCAGTTAAAGCAGGCTCTTTTACAATTGGTTCTGTTAAAGTAAAGGTTGGAGGAAAGACGCGCATTACGGATACGATACCTGTAAGAATAGTGAAAAATTCCGGAAATGCTTCTGCTGCAAATAGCAGCAATAGAAACTCTTCAGGCAGCAGCGTACAAACAAAGGATTTGTTCCTTAAGGTTCTGCCAAATAAGCGAAGAATATACGTTAATGAGCCGCTGGTTTTAACCTATAAAATTTATACACGTGTTAATGTGTCTTCTTTTGGGTTTCAGAAAATGCCGGAAACAACCGGATTTTGGGTTGAAGATTTTACCGGAGGGCAATCTCAAGCTGCAACTTCCACAGAGATTATTAACGGAATTCAATACACAGTTGCACCAGTTAAAAAAATGGCTCTGTTTCCTATGGCAGCCGGAATAAAAACAATTAGCCCGATGGTTGTTGTCTGCAGCGTCAGAGTAAGAAAGAGGTCAAGGGATGTTTTCGACAGTTTTTTTGATGATCCTTTCGGCAGGCAGATACAGAAGAGTATTGCATCTCCATCTCTTAAAATTACGGTTCTGCCGTTACCTGAAGAGGGTAAACCTTCAGATTTCTCCGGAATAACAGGAAATTATGTGCTTTCAAGTACAGTGGATAAAAGAAGCGTTTCTGCAAACGAAGCAGTAACATTTAAAATTATAATTAAGGGGAGCGGAAATTTAAAAGCATTTCCTGAACCGGCTATTTCATTTCCGGCAGGATTTGAAGCATATCCGCCGAAAGTCTCCCAGAAAATTTCCCTGACATCGCTGATTGTCCACGGCACTAAAACTTTTGAATATGTTTTGATCCCGAGAAATCCGGGTATTCAAAATATTCCAATGATAAGGATTCCTGTGTTTAATCCGGCAAAACGGAAGTATGAAATACTTTCTGCTCCTGCAATAACATTAAATGTTGCAAAAAGCAGGAAGAGTTATGAAAATACTGTGCACACAGGACTCACAAAGGAAGAAGTTAAACTTGTGGGGCAGGATATCAGGTTTATAAAAACAGAGTGCCCTGTATTCAAACGGGTCAATTCCGGAACTTTTAACATATTGTTTTATATAATGGTATTTTTGCCGATTATAGGAATAGGCTGTGCTTATCTCTATAGAAAACATCTTGACAGATTGAGCAGTGATGAAGCATACGCAAGGGAGCATCGTTCGGGAAAAATTGCAAAAAAAAGGTTGGTTCGTGCAAGGAGTGCAGTACAGGAAAATAACGAAAAAATCTTCTACGATGAAGCAGGGAGAGCACTTGTCGGTTTTGCTGCTGATAAATTAAATATACCTGAGGCTGGATTTATAACAAATGATGTTAAGATTAGGCTTAAAAAACGCGGTATTGCTGACAGCACTATCAAAGAGTATTTTGACTGCATATCTGTTTGTGATATGAAAAGATTCAGCCCTGAAAAGTCAAGTGTTAAAGAGATGAACGCATTTTTATTGAGAGCTGAAAAAGCCATTGATAGTTTAAGCAGGGAATTATGA
- a CDS encoding tetratricopeptide repeat protein, producing the protein MTCRRRKSVLSIIAIFVFLTSSVLSAQSARKKIKQGNQLFMQKKYETALNKYQDAALDKPDSKEVQYNISDVLYKMKKYDKALENFQKSLSNNNPSLQSKIYYNMGNTLFRANKLKESIEAYKEALKINPDDEDAKYNLEFVRNKLKENAKKQNSRQDKQQQKQQQQNQAKQNNKKEQKKQGGQQQQQNQAKQSSGKKKKMTKKQAEQLLNALKENQKKLKKKDVNSGGRVRVVKDW; encoded by the coding sequence ATGACATGCAGAAGAAGGAAAAGTGTGCTGTCTATTATTGCTATCTTTGTTTTTTTGACAAGTTCTGTGCTGTCTGCACAGAGTGCAAGGAAAAAAATCAAGCAGGGCAATCAACTGTTTATGCAGAAGAAGTATGAAACAGCTCTTAACAAGTATCAGGACGCGGCTCTTGATAAACCGGATTCCAAAGAAGTGCAGTATAATATCAGTGATGTACTTTATAAGATGAAGAAATACGATAAAGCCCTGGAGAATTTTCAAAAGTCTCTTTCTAATAATAATCCTTCTCTTCAGTCAAAAATATATTATAATATGGGAAATACTCTTTTCAGGGCGAATAAGCTGAAAGAGAGTATAGAAGCCTACAAAGAGGCTTTAAAGATTAACCCTGATGATGAGGACGCAAAATATAATCTTGAATTTGTGAGGAACAAATTAAAAGAGAATGCAAAAAAGCAGAACAGCAGGCAAGATAAGCAGCAGCAGAAACAACAGCAGCAGAATCAGGCAAAACAGAATAATAAAAAAGAGCAGAAGAAACAGGGCGGGCAGCAACAGCAGCAAAATCAGGCAAAACAGAGTTCCGGAAAGAAGAAAAAAATGACAAAGAAGCAGGCTGAGCAGCTGTTGAATGCTTTGAAAGAGAATCAGAAAAAACTTAAGAAAAAAGATGTTAATTCAGGCGGAAGAGTAAGGGTTGTTAAAGATTGGTAA
- a CDS encoding VWA domain-containing protein has translation MFRFAFSYMLYLYVLVPFVIFLFIVSEAKRRRALELFGNISAVQKLAWSVNRKARVWKRVLIVLTVVFLIFSIARPQYGTKLKIVKREGQDIVVALDVSTSMLAEDITPNRLEKAKHEISSMIDMLKGDRIGLIAFAGRAFVQCPLTLDYSAVKMFLGAIDTDIIPIPGTALGEAIKKAVTCYSQKDRKHKVLILITDGEDHAGKPLEDAKAASKEGVVIYTVGLGSRQGVPIPVLDERGNRTGFKKDRDGHVVMTKLDEATLQKIALETGGKYYRATSGEVELTKIYKDILKMEKKSLSSHQYTQFEDRFQPFILFAILLLFAEILLPDRKRDKHQWKGRFEEL, from the coding sequence ATGTTCAGATTTGCTTTTTCATATATGCTTTATCTATATGTGCTTGTGCCTTTTGTTATCTTCCTTTTTATTGTGTCCGAAGCCAAAAGACGCAGAGCGCTTGAACTATTCGGAAATATCTCTGCTGTGCAGAAGCTTGCATGGTCTGTAAACAGAAAAGCCCGTGTCTGGAAAAGAGTACTGATTGTATTAACTGTTGTATTTCTAATATTCAGTATTGCACGTCCCCAGTACGGCACTAAATTGAAAATAGTAAAACGTGAAGGCCAGGATATTGTTGTTGCACTTGATGTTTCTACTTCCATGCTGGCTGAGGATATTACACCGAACCGTCTTGAAAAGGCAAAACACGAAATATCCTCGATGATAGATATGCTTAAAGGCGACAGGATCGGGCTTATAGCTTTTGCAGGGAGGGCATTTGTACAGTGCCCCCTTACCCTTGATTACAGTGCTGTTAAAATGTTTCTCGGTGCAATTGATACGGATATAATACCCATACCCGGAACTGCATTGGGTGAAGCAATTAAAAAGGCGGTGACATGTTACAGCCAAAAAGATAGAAAACACAAAGTGCTGATACTGATTACTGACGGAGAGGATCATGCAGGCAAGCCTCTGGAAGATGCAAAGGCAGCCTCAAAAGAAGGTGTTGTCATTTACACTGTAGGGCTCGGCTCAAGACAGGGTGTACCCATACCTGTCCTTGATGAGAGGGGAAACAGAACCGGATTTAAAAAAGATCGTGACGGCCATGTTGTAATGACAAAACTTGATGAAGCAACCCTGCAGAAGATAGCTCTTGAGACAGGGGGTAAGTACTATAGAGCTACTTCCGGAGAAGTTGAGCTGACTAAGATTTATAAAGATATTTTAAAGATGGAAAAGAAATCACTTTCATCTCATCAGTATACACAGTTTGAAGACAGGTTTCAGCCGTTTATTCTGTTTGCAATTCTGCTGCTTTTTGCGGAAATTTTATTGCCTGACAGAAAGAGAGATAAACACCAGTGGAAGGGAAGATTCGAAGAGTTGTAA
- a CDS encoding VWA domain-containing protein gives MIIRFANPLYLLLLSVIPLAVLWRLKWRARRAALKFSNIGVIKEVGKKKVFPVKELFFWLKLFIITLLIIAFARPQSGVKGEEVITQGIDIVLAIDVSSSMLAEDIKPNRIEAAKQVAADFIKGRKHDRIGLVVFAAQGYTQCPLTIDYSVLLNFLDNLKTGMIEDGTAIGMGLATAINRLRTSQAKSKIIILLTDGRNNRGEIDPLTAAQAANALNIKIYTVGAGTRGTAMYPVNDPLFGKRYVPMKVDIDESTLMRIADITGASYFRATNTEQLKKVYHEIDKMEKTKIEVKEYTRYSELFYFFAGAALFLLLAVVVLENTRFRSIP, from the coding sequence ATGATAATTAGATTTGCGAATCCGTTATACCTTTTACTGCTTTCAGTGATTCCGCTTGCGGTTTTATGGCGCTTAAAATGGAGGGCGAGAAGGGCTGCACTGAAGTTTTCCAATATCGGAGTAATAAAAGAGGTTGGAAAAAAGAAAGTATTCCCTGTAAAAGAGCTGTTTTTTTGGCTTAAGCTTTTTATAATTACGCTACTTATTATTGCTTTTGCAAGGCCCCAGTCCGGAGTAAAGGGGGAAGAGGTGATAACGCAGGGAATTGACATTGTGCTTGCAATTGATGTATCAAGTTCCATGCTTGCCGAGGATATAAAACCAAACAGGATTGAAGCTGCAAAACAGGTGGCAGCGGACTTTATAAAAGGGCGTAAACATGACAGGATAGGCCTTGTTGTATTTGCTGCCCAGGGATATACCCAGTGTCCTCTTACAATTGATTATTCTGTACTTCTGAATTTTCTTGATAATCTTAAAACAGGAATGATTGAAGACGGAACAGCAATAGGTATGGGACTGGCTACTGCAATAAACAGGCTGAGAACAAGCCAGGCCAAGTCAAAGATAATAATTTTACTTACAGACGGGAGAAACAACAGAGGAGAGATTGATCCTCTGACTGCAGCACAGGCTGCCAATGCTCTTAATATCAAGATTTACACTGTTGGTGCAGGTACGAGAGGCACTGCCATGTATCCAGTAAATGACCCGCTGTTCGGTAAAAGGTACGTACCTATGAAAGTGGATATTGATGAATCAACTCTTATGAGAATTGCAGATATAACCGGAGCATCCTATTTCAGAGCTACGAATACTGAGCAGCTTAAAAAAGTCTATCATGAAATAGACAAGATGGAAAAAACAAAAATTGAAGTTAAGGAGTATACTCGTTACTCCGAACTTTTTTACTTTTTCGCTGGAGCAGCGCTGTTTCTGCTGCTTGCAGTAGTTGTACTGGAAAATACACGTTTCAGGAGTATACCTTAA
- a CDS encoding DUF58 domain-containing protein has product MIPKEILKKVKRLEITTRGLVNDVFSGEYHSVFKGRGMEFAEVREYQIGDDIRTIDWNVTARSGHPFVKVFEEERELTVMLMVDVSSSGEFGSFEQMKGEIAVELCALLAFSAIKNNDKVGLIIFTDKIEKFVPPRKGKSHVLRVLRELLYFKPEDKKTDISLALEYLSRVAKRRSVVFLVSDFISGDFEKELRIAKEKHDIIAINIVDPRELELPNIGYVELEDAETGEQLLLNTFDSAVREAFGEKASQIISDRKKLFKSMNVDSVFINTGKPYIEPLMKFFRMRAKRA; this is encoded by the coding sequence ATGATTCCAAAAGAAATACTTAAAAAAGTGAAAAGGCTGGAAATTACTACTCGGGGCCTTGTAAATGATGTCTTTTCCGGCGAGTACCATTCTGTATTTAAAGGAAGAGGTATGGAGTTTGCAGAAGTGCGTGAATATCAGATAGGAGATGATATTCGTACTATTGACTGGAATGTCACTGCAAGAAGCGGCCACCCTTTTGTCAAAGTCTTTGAAGAAGAGCGTGAGCTTACTGTTATGCTGATGGTTGATGTAAGTTCCTCGGGAGAGTTCGGGTCATTTGAGCAGATGAAAGGTGAGATAGCAGTTGAACTCTGCGCTCTGCTTGCTTTTTCCGCAATTAAGAATAATGATAAAGTCGGCCTGATCATCTTTACCGACAAGATAGAAAAGTTTGTTCCGCCGCGCAAGGGCAAAAGCCACGTGCTGAGAGTTTTGAGGGAACTTCTCTATTTTAAACCAGAGGACAAAAAGACAGATATCAGCCTTGCTCTTGAATATTTAAGCCGAGTTGCAAAGAGGCGGAGCGTTGTTTTTCTAGTATCTGATTTTATATCAGGGGATTTTGAAAAAGAACTGCGGATTGCAAAAGAGAAACACGATATAATTGCAATCAATATTGTGGATCCGAGAGAACTTGAGCTGCCGAATATAGGATATGTGGAGCTTGAGGACGCTGAAACAGGAGAGCAGCTGCTTTTAAATACGTTTGATTCTGCAGTGAGAGAGGCATTCGGTGAAAAGGCTTCTCAAATTATAAGCGATAGGAAGAAGCTTTTCAAATCCATGAATGTTGATTCTGTGTTTATTAATACGGGTAAGCCCTACATTGAGCCGCTGATGAAATTTTTCAGAATGCGTGCAAAACGGGCCTGA
- a CDS encoding MoxR family ATPase, producing the protein MNKDIQAIHEKIQKESQFVKTITDELGKVIVGQSYMIERLLIGLLSKGHILLEGVPGLAKTLTVRMLSQSIKTGFSRIQFTPDLLPADILGTLIFDQSSGNFKIKKGPIFSNIVLADEINRSPAKVQSALLEAMQERTVTIGDKTFILEEPFLVLATQNPIEQEGTYPLPEAQVDRFMLKLSINYPNPKEELEILRRMSRGPEPGVNPVVNPREIIKAREVVEEIYMDPKIEQYIVDIVFATRNPEKYELEGLSELIHYGASPRASIYLAKAARAHAFLQSRGFVTPEDVRAIGMDVLRHRVIITYEAEAEEISSEDIVRKVLNKVEVP; encoded by the coding sequence ATGAACAAGGATATTCAGGCGATCCATGAGAAAATACAGAAGGAAAGCCAGTTTGTAAAAACAATAACCGATGAGCTCGGCAAGGTAATTGTCGGCCAGAGTTATATGATTGAACGCCTTTTAATCGGCCTTCTTTCAAAGGGGCACATACTATTGGAAGGTGTGCCCGGACTTGCAAAAACATTAACTGTGAGGATGTTATCACAATCAATTAAAACCGGATTCAGCAGAATTCAGTTCACTCCTGATCTTTTGCCTGCTGATATTCTCGGTACATTGATTTTTGATCAGTCGTCTGGAAATTTTAAGATTAAAAAAGGCCCGATTTTTTCAAATATAGTCCTCGCAGATGAGATAAACCGTTCACCTGCCAAGGTACAGTCTGCTCTTCTTGAGGCTATGCAGGAGAGAACTGTTACAATCGGAGATAAAACTTTTATACTTGAAGAGCCGTTTTTAGTACTTGCAACTCAGAACCCTATAGAACAGGAAGGGACATACCCCCTGCCTGAAGCTCAGGTCGACAGATTTATGCTGAAACTTTCCATTAATTATCCGAATCCCAAAGAAGAACTTGAGATTTTAAGGCGCATGTCCAGAGGGCCGGAACCAGGTGTAAATCCTGTAGTTAATCCCAGGGAGATAATCAAGGCACGTGAAGTTGTTGAAGAGATATATATGGATCCGAAAATAGAACAGTACATTGTAGATATTGTTTTTGCAACGCGGAATCCTGAAAAATATGAACTTGAGGGCCTTTCTGAGCTTATCCATTACGGTGCAAGCCCGAGAGCATCAATTTACCTTGCAAAGGCTGCCAGGGCCCATGCATTTTTACAGAGCAGGGGTTTTGTAACTCCGGAAGACGTACGCGCAATTGGAATGGATGTGCTCCGTCACAGAGTAATTATTACATACGAAGCAGAAGCCGAGGAGATATCTTCCGAAGATATAGTACGGAAAGTCTTAAACAAAGTTGAAGTACCCTGA
- a CDS encoding tetratricopeptide repeat protein: MRKVSLIRGLGLFLVLLIACGELPDTKLMDKAAAYEKDERFQAAARTYEKLGETYPTSQLAPEALYKAGLIYANALKDYEKGVGLLRKVEKQYPDARNAAQCNFMIGFIYANSVNDTSKAREAYNQFLNKYPDNELVPSVKWELDHLGKDISEIPELKKIEEQPSSTNN; encoded by the coding sequence ATGAGAAAGGTTAGTTTAATCCGTGGTCTGGGGTTATTTCTTGTGCTGTTGATTGCATGCGGAGAGCTTCCTGATACTAAACTTATGGACAAAGCAGCAGCTTATGAAAAGGATGAAAGATTTCAGGCAGCAGCGCGTACTTATGAAAAGCTCGGGGAAACTTATCCTACAAGCCAACTGGCGCCTGAGGCTCTGTATAAAGCAGGATTAATATATGCAAATGCCCTGAAAGATTATGAAAAAGGGGTAGGACTTTTGCGGAAAGTAGAAAAACAATATCCTGATGCAAGGAATGCTGCACAGTGCAATTTTATGATAGGTTTTATTTATGCAAACAGTGTAAATGATACATCCAAAGCGCGGGAAGCGTATAATCAATTCCTGAATAAATATCCGGATAATGAACTTGTTCCGTCTGTTAAATGGGAATTAGACCATCTCGGCAAGGATATAAGTGAAATACCGGAGCTGAAAAAAATTGAGGAGCAGCCCTCTTCTACAAACAATTAA